A single genomic interval of uncultured Sunxiuqinia sp. harbors:
- a CDS encoding restriction endonuclease has product MPIPDYQTLMLPLLKAVDDGKIYKLNEVREMLATEYSLTPEQRRELLPSGTQNVFDNRVAWAKTYLVKAKLLDAPQRAHIKIAERGRKVLTEHPDSINVAFLKQFQEFNEFISPNNSKSEQTDAVTTTTTAEFQTPIEKLDTSFKDLNQNLAVDLLDYVKRMDPYKFEILVIDLLQAMGYGGNREEAAQVTKKSGDGGIDGIINEDRLGLDKIYVQAKKWEGNVTISAIRDFGGTLLAHSAQKGIFITTSDFPKTAIDYCEKIDRTIILINGKRLTELMIEFNVGVAAKKTYVVKEVDSDYFEN; this is encoded by the coding sequence ATGCCCATTCCTGACTACCAAACTTTGATGTTGCCGTTGTTAAAAGCCGTTGATGATGGTAAGATATACAAACTTAATGAAGTGCGTGAAATGCTTGCGACTGAATATAGTTTGACACCTGAACAGCGCCGTGAATTACTACCAAGTGGTACCCAAAATGTTTTTGATAACCGTGTTGCCTGGGCAAAAACATACCTAGTCAAAGCAAAATTACTGGATGCTCCCCAAAGGGCACATATTAAAATTGCGGAACGGGGGCGAAAAGTTTTAACGGAACATCCAGATTCAATCAATGTAGCTTTTCTGAAACAGTTTCAGGAATTCAATGAATTTATTTCTCCCAATAATTCAAAAAGTGAACAAACGGATGCTGTTACAACGACAACAACTGCCGAATTTCAAACTCCAATTGAGAAACTTGATACCTCATTTAAAGATTTGAATCAGAATCTGGCTGTCGATTTGTTGGATTACGTCAAAAGAATGGATCCGTATAAATTTGAGATTCTGGTTATCGATTTGTTGCAAGCAATGGGTTATGGCGGTAATCGTGAAGAAGCGGCTCAAGTCACGAAAAAGTCAGGTGATGGAGGGATTGATGGAATCATCAATGAAGATCGACTAGGCCTGGACAAGATCTATGTCCAAGCAAAGAAATGGGAAGGAAATGTGACCATTTCAGCCATTCGTGATTTTGGAGGAACGCTTTTAGCTCACAGTGCACAAAAAGGTATTTTTATAACGACTTCTGATTTCCCAAAAACTGCCATTGATTATTGTGAGAAAATTGATCGGACAATCATCCTTATTAATGGCAAACGGTTAACCGAGTTGATGATTGAATTCAATGTTGGTGTAGCGGCTAAAAAAACTTATGTAGTCAAAGAAGTGGATAGTGATTATTTTGAAAACTAG
- a CDS encoding DUF6371 domain-containing protein: MAFKYQLDTSSKKFVCPNCGMKRIVRYVAYEDGAYLNSVYGRCDREVKCGYHLLPGGSTIIKEAIQKPQKEPFFIAKDVFQKTLANYQHNNLFSFLSLLFDNQKAKDLVSIYQVGTSKHWEGATLFWQINSKGQIGQGKIMLFDKETGRRVKHPFPHISSVHRQLNKQDQRPEYCFFGEHLLAKFPNKPIAIVESEKTALIMTGFVSDYLWIASGGLSNLNSRRMKVFKNRKIVFYSDLGAFEKWNQKAHNLNLLGFDISASKLLEEKATSNDKREGFDIADYFIKNRLKRNEPNRELKRMLEKNPALQNLIDRFQLVL, from the coding sequence ATGGCTTTCAAATATCAACTGGATACTTCATCAAAGAAGTTTGTTTGCCCCAATTGCGGCATGAAACGAATTGTTCGCTATGTCGCATATGAAGATGGAGCGTATTTAAATAGCGTGTATGGACGTTGTGATCGTGAAGTGAAATGTGGCTATCACTTGTTGCCAGGAGGAAGTACGATTATCAAGGAGGCAATTCAGAAACCTCAGAAAGAACCATTTTTCATAGCGAAAGATGTTTTTCAAAAAACACTAGCTAATTATCAGCACAATAACCTTTTCTCATTTCTTTCTTTGCTTTTTGATAATCAGAAAGCCAAAGATTTAGTTTCAATTTACCAGGTAGGGACATCAAAGCATTGGGAAGGAGCGACACTCTTTTGGCAAATCAATTCTAAAGGTCAAATAGGGCAGGGGAAAATCATGCTGTTTGATAAAGAGACGGGCAGGCGAGTCAAACATCCATTCCCTCATATTTCGTCGGTTCATAGACAGTTGAATAAACAAGATCAGAGGCCCGAATACTGCTTTTTTGGAGAGCACTTACTAGCAAAGTTTCCAAACAAACCTATTGCGATCGTAGAAAGCGAAAAAACAGCCCTGATTATGACAGGGTTCGTTTCAGATTATTTGTGGATTGCTTCCGGGGGATTGTCAAATTTGAACAGCCGTCGAATGAAGGTATTCAAAAACAGAAAAATTGTATTTTATTCAGATCTGGGAGCATTTGAAAAATGGAATCAAAAAGCTCACAACTTAAATTTATTGGGCTTTGATATTTCTGCCTCTAAACTGTTGGAAGAGAAAGCAACATCGAACGATAAACGTGAGGGCTTTGATATAGCGGATTACTTCATTAAAAATAGGTTGAAGAGAAATGAACCTAATCGTGAATTAAAAAGGATGCTAGAGAAGAATCCAGCTTTGCAAAATCTGATTGATCGTTTTCAATTGGTTCTGTAA
- a CDS encoding AAA family ATPase, with protein sequence MDKLRKLYPEGQLNEADLNRDFTKNTMSSEDSKVLDVKTANEWIEMAKSKPIPLSLLDCLWFQGELAILFADTNAGKSVFAVQIADALTNMTCIEPFSKCSSGFNVLYCDFEMSDKQFENRYSEEYSNHYLFSPNFFRAELNLDEFLLKTDIPIEEQICNEIVSYISRHNAQIVIIDNLTYIAKEIEKSKNIQPIMQKLKWINKKYGTSILVLAHTPKRDLSRPLTSSDINGSKFLSNFADSIFAIGKSAKDESLKYVKQIKSRNSAYVFGAENVVVFTIEKEFNFLLFNYQQMDTEIDHLHVRSKEEMNELDRQILEEHKNDPNLSFGKIAEKVGTNKMRVKRLIDRNSNL encoded by the coding sequence ATGGATAAGCTAAGAAAACTATATCCCGAAGGTCAGCTAAATGAAGCTGACCTTAATAGGGATTTTACAAAGAATACAATGTCATCCGAAGATTCAAAGGTGTTAGATGTTAAAACTGCGAATGAGTGGATTGAAATGGCGAAATCGAAACCAATTCCTCTGTCGCTTTTGGATTGTTTGTGGTTTCAGGGTGAATTGGCAATTCTTTTTGCAGATACCAATGCCGGCAAATCAGTTTTTGCGGTTCAAATTGCTGATGCGTTAACGAATATGACTTGTATTGAGCCATTTTCGAAGTGTAGCTCAGGTTTTAATGTTCTTTACTGTGATTTTGAAATGAGTGATAAACAATTCGAGAATCGTTATTCAGAGGAGTATTCAAACCACTATTTGTTTTCTCCAAATTTTTTCAGAGCCGAATTAAATTTGGATGAATTCCTGTTAAAAACTGATATTCCAATAGAAGAGCAAATTTGCAATGAAATAGTGAGTTATATCTCAAGGCACAATGCACAGATTGTCATTATTGATAATCTGACATACATTGCCAAAGAGATTGAGAAATCAAAGAATATTCAGCCCATTATGCAAAAGCTGAAATGGATAAACAAAAAGTATGGTACTTCAATTTTGGTTTTGGCTCATACTCCTAAACGAGATCTATCCAGGCCTTTAACTAGTTCTGATATCAATGGCTCAAAATTTCTGTCCAATTTTGCTGATAGCATTTTTGCCATTGGCAAGAGTGCAAAAGATGAATCATTGAAATATGTGAAACAAATTAAGTCGAGGAATTCAGCTTATGTATTTGGTGCTGAAAACGTAGTTGTTTTTACGATTGAAAAAGAATTCAACTTTCTTTTATTCAACTATCAGCAGATGGATACTGAAATAGATCATCTACATGTTCGGAGTAAAGAGGAAATGAATGAGCTAGATCGACAGATTTTAGAGGAACACAAAAATGATCCTAATTTATCCTTCGGGAAGATTGCGGAAAAGGTGGGAACAAATAAGATGAGGGTAAAACGTTTGATTGATCGTAATTCAAATCTGTAA
- a CDS encoding helix-turn-helix domain-containing protein has translation MYALIEEQKLNRIFEEIGSLRQELKADKTKNSKKLSETWLDNQEVMELLKISPRTLQNLRDSQSLAFSKVGGKIYYKASDVEDYLKGGYNG, from the coding sequence ATGTATGCATTAATAGAAGAGCAAAAGCTCAACAGAATATTTGAAGAAATAGGCTCACTGAGACAGGAGCTAAAAGCCGACAAAACAAAGAACAGTAAAAAACTATCCGAAACCTGGTTGGATAATCAGGAAGTGATGGAGCTTTTAAAGATCAGTCCCAGGACGTTGCAAAATTTGCGTGACTCTCAGTCACTAGCGTTCTCAAAAGTAGGAGGTAAGATTTATTACAAAGCTTCAGATGTGGAAGATTATCTGAAAGGAGGTTATAATGGATAA
- a CDS encoding Fic family protein, producing MNNNCFLQEITDFRGRVAPEKGFLVGYGAIIHTYNLPVPIPFALSLISLKDRKYQTEHWQIFTPRYKPDDTLYKQLVFALKYESVNLLILKKLFEVLSTDEIKELVQIEPTSQYSRKIWFLYEWLLRDRLDISDLNRGNFVSLIDEKIQFATKGKRSSRHRIINNLPGTPEFCPLISKTEKLNQYAASDFQGQKNNYLKGIHKDVMQRTASFLLLKDSKASFTIEGENPGTNRTLRWGKAIGEAGRNSLSKEELLRLQKIIIENKRFTKMGFRTEGGFVGDRDRVNGDPIPDHISAKPEDVETLLDGLIETSELMESETFSPVLAAASIAFGFVFIHPFSDGNGRMHRYLIHHLLAKLNLAQQGVIFPISASILDRIDQYRTVLESYSHPVLELIEWEVTLDHNVRVLNETIDYYRYFDATQQAEFLFECVFDTINRIIPEEVNYIIKYDEFKRFVDDQYEMPDKLVATLVRFLEQNNGTLSKRALSKEFKALKAKEVKAIEEMYQEIFES from the coding sequence ATGAATAATAACTGTTTTTTACAAGAAATAACTGATTTTCGGGGCCGAGTTGCACCGGAAAAAGGTTTTTTGGTTGGATATGGAGCTATCATCCATACCTATAACTTACCTGTGCCAATTCCCTTTGCTCTATCATTAATTAGTTTGAAAGATAGAAAGTATCAAACAGAGCATTGGCAAATCTTTACTCCTAGATATAAACCGGATGATACACTTTACAAACAACTGGTTTTTGCACTAAAATATGAAAGTGTTAACCTCTTGATCTTAAAAAAGCTATTTGAAGTATTAAGTACCGATGAGATAAAAGAACTCGTGCAGATCGAACCAACAAGCCAATACAGCCGTAAAATATGGTTTTTGTATGAGTGGTTATTACGTGATCGATTAGATATTTCTGACTTGAACCGGGGAAATTTTGTGTCGTTAATCGATGAAAAAATACAATTTGCCACAAAAGGGAAACGGTCATCTCGTCATCGGATCATCAATAATTTGCCAGGCACACCAGAATTTTGCCCATTAATTTCTAAAACAGAAAAATTAAATCAATACGCTGCTTCCGACTTTCAGGGTCAAAAGAATAATTACTTGAAAGGAATTCATAAAGATGTGATGCAACGCACAGCATCTTTTTTATTGTTGAAAGACTCAAAAGCGTCATTTACCATTGAAGGAGAAAACCCAGGTACAAACCGCACTCTGCGGTGGGGAAAAGCCATTGGAGAGGCTGGGAGGAACTCGTTGTCAAAAGAAGAGTTGTTGCGGTTGCAAAAAATAATTATTGAGAACAAGCGGTTTACCAAAATGGGATTTCGTACTGAAGGTGGTTTTGTGGGAGACCGTGATCGGGTGAACGGTGATCCAATCCCAGACCATATTTCTGCTAAGCCGGAAGATGTTGAAACACTTCTGGACGGGCTGATTGAAACTTCTGAACTCATGGAAAGTGAAACTTTCAGTCCCGTTTTGGCTGCTGCAAGTATTGCTTTTGGTTTTGTATTTATTCATCCGTTTTCAGATGGAAATGGGCGGATGCATCGTTATCTGATTCATCATCTCTTAGCAAAACTGAATCTAGCACAACAAGGCGTTATTTTTCCAATTTCAGCCTCCATCCTAGACCGGATAGATCAATATCGAACCGTTTTGGAATCGTATTCACACCCGGTTTTAGAACTAATTGAGTGGGAGGTTACGCTGGATCACAATGTTCGGGTGTTGAATGAAACCATTGACTACTACCGTTATTTTGATGCCACCCAACAAGCTGAATTCCTATTTGAATGTGTCTTTGATACCATCAATCGAATCATTCCCGAAGAAGTCAATTACATTATCAAATACGATGAGTTTAAGCGGTTTGTCGATGATCAGTATGAAATGCCGGATAAACTGGTCGCCACCTTGGTTCGTTTCCTCGAACAAAACAATGGAACGCTGTCTAAACGGGCACTGAGTAAGGAATTCAAGGCGTTAAAAGCGAAGGAAGTGAAAGCAATTGAAGAGATGTATCAGGAAATTTTTGAAAGTTAG
- a CDS encoding Arm DNA-binding domain-containing protein gives MGDFNTYNLAFVLRNGRKNKEGKSPVYMRITANGQRAEIAHKRYIHSGNWENKSNKAKGYKSEVKQLNQYLETLKALMSDYHTEMIKMGEEVTAQSLKNKFLGI, from the coding sequence ATGGGAGATTTTAACACTTATAATCTTGCATTTGTTCTTCGAAATGGAAGGAAGAATAAAGAAGGTAAATCCCCTGTTTATATGCGTATTACAGCAAATGGTCAACGAGCAGAGATTGCACATAAAAGATATATTCATTCGGGAAACTGGGAAAATAAATCGAATAAAGCTAAAGGCTACAAAAGCGAGGTAAAACAATTGAATCAATATTTGGAAACATTAAAAGCATTAATGAGTGATTACCACACCGAGATGATAAAGATGGGGGAAGAAGTCACTGCTCAGAGTCTTAAAAATAAATTTCTTGGAATATAG
- a CDS encoding phage integrase SAM-like domain-containing protein, which yields MLIEVFEYHNHQLKELEGINFASATVKRYKTTLDHIKAFLVFKYKINDIPLNRIKYSFITDLEHYFKVNRKCNHNITIKYIKNFRKVINLAIKNEWLAKDPFSKYQAKIVEVRREYLLKAELQNIEN from the coding sequence ATGTTGATTGAGGTATTTGAATATCACAACCATCAATTAAAAGAACTTGAAGGAATCAATTTTGCTTCTGCAACAGTAAAACGTTATAAAACAACACTAGACCATATTAAGGCTTTTCTTGTATTTAAGTATAAAATCAATGACATCCCTCTGAATCGAATCAAATATTCATTTATTACTGATTTAGAGCACTATTTCAAAGTAAATAGAAAGTGCAACCATAATATAACAATAAAATATATCAAGAATTTTAGAAAAGTAATCAATCTGGCGATAAAAAATGAGTGGTTAGCAAAAGATCCATTTTCAAAGTATCAGGCGAAAATAGTGGAAGTAAGAAGAGAATATTTATTAAAGGCTGAATTACAAAACATTGAGAATTAA
- a CDS encoding site-specific integrase: MDVSNLTKNNNRSGIDGDLWIITERTKTKSQSNIPLLSKAHELIKKYSRYPNKKTEEHIFPIFTNQKMNAYLKEIADLASVDKNLTFHVARHTFATTVTLTNGVPIESVSKMLGHTNLKTTQIYVKVNNYRFKLDNKPERTMEGIKVICTSVIWVYKKLVVLVFVILKL; encoded by the coding sequence ATTGACGTTTCAAATCTTACTAAAAACAATAATAGATCAGGAATTGATGGTGACTTATGGATAATAACGGAACGCACAAAAACAAAAAGCCAATCGAATATTCCCCTACTCTCCAAAGCGCATGAACTAATCAAAAAATATAGCAGGTATCCAAACAAAAAAACAGAAGAACATATCTTTCCCATATTCACTAACCAAAAGATGAATGCCTATTTAAAAGAGATTGCGGATTTGGCGTCCGTTGATAAGAATTTAACTTTTCATGTTGCCCGACATACTTTTGCAACCACGGTAACGCTTACCAATGGTGTCCCCATTGAATCGGTTAGTAAAATGCTAGGGCATACCAATCTAAAAACAACCCAGATTTATGTCAAGGTGAATAACTACCGATTTAAATTAGATAATAAACCAGAAAGAACTATGGAGGGGATTAAGGTTATTTGCACGAGTGTTATTTGGGTTTATAAAAAATTGGTAGTTTTAGTATTCGTTATCTTAAAACTATAA
- a CDS encoding tetratricopeptide repeat protein produces MIFINNCLRYLFIFFLFIGVLQAQNSKIDSLKTAIENHNANDTVRVNLLNAMIHQVYDTDVNKAEILLRESGDLTEKLNFEKGKADVIYYKAHIEIIKSNYPKAVNYANQALKQYKLLKDRSGESRSLNCIGIAYEYQANYPKALEYYKKSAIIDEALNDLKGISGSLNNIGNVYAYQGNYKEAILNYNQAKEIKKQLKDFNGVARAYNNIGSIYAEQSNFLLALENFNRALATYDSIQNKERTVNLLMNVGTIYQIQNKLDEAIVYFNKALERSREQNDKRVIAMCLNGLGNVYKSQFKNEKALVSFYDALEINKSIDNKVQIARSLNHVADLQLILDQKNKALGNYKKALALNKDVGSQIGMCKTYLGLAKYYHSQKQFTEALKNALNSQDIAIRLELIRLQKETAGLLSTIYKNTGNYKKALASHEQFKILNDSLFNKENIERIAQLEYEYKYKQAIDSANIRELKLTKTVLTTSKDLEKSKRNYLWAIIGFLVVSIASVSFIFYEKLRSAKAIAQNVIIEQKLLRSQMTPHFIFNSLSVLQGIILNKEEKKSVSYLSRFSKLLRLTLENSRDKTVLLSKELMAIENYLALQNLENKSYKYCINIEDSVDTSTLKIPPMLIQPFVENAVEHAFTDSSIIRKIDVNLVLVNNQLICTITDNGIGIDSPKKYKRDTKKSLSTTITSERLKILSKDLKMEGSVIVEDRKKYNEQGTIVTLIIPYKKQNI; encoded by the coding sequence ATGATCTTTATTAATAACTGCCTGCGTTATTTATTTATTTTCTTTCTTTTTATAGGAGTACTACAAGCCCAAAATTCTAAAATTGACAGTCTTAAAACAGCAATAGAAAATCATAATGCAAATGATACAGTTCGCGTAAATCTATTAAATGCCATGATTCATCAGGTTTATGATACCGATGTAAATAAGGCGGAAATATTACTTCGTGAATCAGGTGATTTGACTGAAAAGCTAAATTTTGAAAAAGGAAAGGCCGATGTAATTTATTATAAAGCCCATATTGAAATTATTAAATCAAACTATCCTAAAGCGGTAAATTATGCGAACCAAGCATTAAAGCAATATAAATTATTAAAGGATAGATCGGGAGAATCACGCAGTTTAAACTGTATTGGAATCGCTTATGAATATCAAGCCAATTACCCAAAAGCTTTAGAGTATTACAAAAAATCGGCAATTATAGATGAAGCCTTAAATGATTTAAAGGGCATTTCAGGAAGTTTGAACAACATAGGTAATGTTTATGCATATCAAGGCAACTATAAGGAAGCCATCCTCAATTATAACCAGGCCAAGGAAATCAAAAAACAACTAAAGGATTTTAACGGTGTCGCAAGAGCCTACAATAACATAGGAAGTATTTATGCTGAACAAAGTAATTTTCTTTTAGCTCTAGAAAATTTTAACAGAGCCCTGGCTACGTATGATAGCATTCAAAATAAAGAGCGGACCGTTAATCTTTTAATGAATGTTGGCACCATTTATCAAATACAAAATAAACTTGATGAAGCGATCGTGTATTTTAATAAGGCTTTAGAAAGAAGTAGGGAACAAAATGACAAAAGAGTCATAGCTATGTGTTTAAATGGTCTTGGTAATGTCTATAAAAGTCAATTTAAAAATGAAAAGGCCTTGGTGTCATTTTATGATGCTTTGGAAATAAATAAAAGTATTGACAATAAAGTTCAGATTGCCAGAAGTTTAAACCATGTGGCAGACCTGCAATTGATTCTCGATCAAAAAAACAAGGCCTTGGGAAATTACAAGAAAGCCTTAGCTTTAAATAAGGATGTTGGTTCTCAAATAGGAATGTGCAAAACTTATTTGGGGCTTGCCAAATACTACCACTCACAAAAACAATTTACTGAAGCCCTTAAAAATGCTTTAAATAGTCAAGACATAGCGATTCGACTTGAACTAATTCGGCTTCAAAAAGAAACCGCGGGGTTACTTTCAACTATTTACAAAAATACAGGCAACTACAAAAAAGCCCTAGCAAGTCATGAACAATTTAAAATTTTAAACGACAGCCTTTTCAATAAGGAAAATATTGAAAGAATAGCCCAGTTAGAGTACGAATATAAATATAAGCAAGCCATAGACTCTGCAAATATTCGGGAATTGAAGCTAACAAAAACTGTTTTAACAACATCTAAAGATTTAGAAAAATCGAAACGTAATTACCTGTGGGCCATTATAGGTTTTTTAGTGGTTTCCATAGCGTCTGTCTCATTTATTTTCTATGAAAAATTACGAAGTGCTAAAGCAATAGCACAAAATGTAATAATAGAGCAAAAATTATTGCGCTCGCAAATGACGCCGCATTTTATATTTAATTCGCTCTCAGTATTACAAGGCATCATACTAAATAAAGAAGAAAAAAAATCGGTTTCATACCTCTCAAGATTTTCAAAATTGCTTCGACTTACCTTAGAAAACTCAAGAGATAAAACGGTTTTACTTTCTAAAGAGTTAATGGCCATAGAAAATTATTTAGCGCTTCAAAACCTGGAAAATAAATCATATAAATACTGTATTAATATAGAAGATTCAGTTGATACTTCTACATTAAAGATTCCTCCAATGCTTATTCAGCCATTTGTTGAAAATGCGGTAGAACATGCTTTCACAGATAGTAGTATAATAAGGAAAATAGATGTAAATCTAGTTCTTGTAAACAATCAACTAATTTGTACTATTACCGACAATGGTATTGGAATTGACTCTCCAAAAAAATATAAAAGAGACACTAAAAAGTCATTATCAACAACCATAACTTCTGAACGCTTAAAAATATTATCAAAAGATTTAAAGATGGAAGGTTCGGTTATTGTTGAAGACAGGAAAAAATATAACGAGCAAGGAACTATTGTCACACTAATAATTCCGTATAAAAAACAGAATATATAA
- a CDS encoding LytTR family DNA-binding domain-containing protein, with protein sequence MKALIVEDKPYIRKSLCNLLQLIEADIEVIGECESVKEAVIVANACKPELIFLDINLTDGTGFDFLEQTEQLNFKVIFITAYEEHALKALKIGAVDYLLKPVDLDELQAALQKVSQLSTSQQKQQVQVAKQVWNNNDSKLILSLHDSFQVVDLTELMYCESDKGYTTFYCSDNKKYMVSKTLKEFEERLSKANFTRPHQSFMVNLKFIDKYDKSGVIYLKNGKKIPVSSRKKEHFLTVFFKWDNH encoded by the coding sequence ATGAAAGCTTTAATAGTTGAAGACAAACCTTATATTAGAAAAAGCTTGTGTAACCTGTTACAACTAATCGAAGCAGATATAGAAGTGATAGGTGAGTGTGAGTCGGTAAAAGAAGCGGTTATAGTTGCCAATGCCTGTAAACCTGAGCTGATATTTTTAGACATAAACTTAACTGATGGTACTGGATTTGATTTTTTAGAACAAACCGAACAGCTCAATTTCAAAGTTATTTTTATTACGGCTTATGAAGAACATGCTTTAAAGGCTTTAAAAATAGGTGCTGTAGATTATTTGTTGAAACCAGTAGATTTAGACGAACTTCAAGCGGCATTACAAAAAGTGTCTCAACTATCTACATCCCAACAAAAACAACAAGTGCAAGTTGCAAAACAGGTGTGGAATAATAACGACTCAAAGTTAATTCTATCATTGCATGATAGTTTTCAGGTTGTAGATTTGACTGAACTTATGTATTGCGAATCCGATAAAGGGTACACTACATTTTATTGCTCGGACAATAAAAAATATATGGTTTCAAAAACTTTAAAAGAATTTGAAGAGCGTCTTTCTAAAGCCAACTTCACACGTCCACATCAATCCTTTATGGTCAACCTTAAATTTATAGATAAGTATGATAAATCTGGGGTTATTTATCTAAAAAATGGTAAAAAAATACCAGTCTCTTCCCGAAAAAAAGAACACTTTTTAACTGTTTTTTTTAAATGGGATAATCATTAG
- a CDS encoding LemA family protein, with translation MVATIISIGILVVILISSAIVINNRIIAKKNTALQAFGSVEIYLKKRFDLVPNLVALIKQYMAHEKEILLKATELRSKIENTGNSEEKINASNEFSSLISQLNLNVENYPNLKADSQFLNLHHQLTDLEDYISASRRAYNASVTSYNNIIQMFPANIIAGIRKDKIEPLLDIPKTEQKDVNINQLFN, from the coding sequence ATGGTGGCAACAATAATAAGTATAGGCATTTTAGTAGTGATACTAATCAGTTCAGCAATTGTAATCAACAATCGAATAATTGCCAAAAAAAACACGGCTTTACAAGCATTTGGAAGTGTTGAAATTTACTTAAAGAAGCGCTTTGATTTAGTGCCCAATCTGGTCGCTCTTATAAAACAATATATGGCACACGAAAAAGAAATACTACTAAAAGCTACCGAGTTACGAAGTAAGATTGAGAATACAGGAAACTCAGAAGAAAAAATAAATGCTTCTAATGAATTTTCGAGTCTTATATCGCAGCTAAATCTGAATGTTGAAAATTATCCAAACCTAAAAGCCGACAGTCAATTTTTAAACTTACATCATCAATTAACAGATTTGGAAGATTATATATCAGCATCAAGAAGAGCTTATAATGCTAGCGTCACAAGCTATAATAATATAATACAAATGTTTCCAGCAAATATAATTGCCGGTATTAGAAAAGACAAGATAGAACCGCTTTTAGATATTCCAAAAACAGAACAAAAAGATGTGAATATTAATCAACTATTTAACTAA
- a CDS encoding DUF1266 domain-containing protein, with the protein MQLFDNLPWYTYVILAVAVVSYAYRYFKTAKDGYDEGDGIQLTKAKFRKSPQSQLNKDQLFGVALYTPIAEWWKADTNTLTFLTPKKVKPYLEGWGIDTTEGYWSLTEYFMKDGRRWYFDFIVDMINNQSEENWNDLMAEKFGGNERADRYFKLLKTGTTVQKLKQKGIFAFDSDLELGVAGYDAAVLAGQARKAFTAQVISEKDAWKVIRFAKELALQHFSSWEEFGKSFALGFDLDMRADYHDYKEEVFHLYLQVISEPSSPWNTIDWPK; encoded by the coding sequence ATGCAATTATTTGACAACTTACCTTGGTATACCTACGTAATACTGGCTGTTGCAGTTGTATCCTACGCTTACCGCTATTTTAAAACAGCAAAAGATGGTTATGATGAAGGAGACGGAATACAATTAACTAAGGCTAAATTTAGAAAGTCTCCTCAAAGCCAACTCAACAAAGATCAGCTTTTTGGGGTAGCACTTTACACACCTATTGCAGAGTGGTGGAAAGCCGATACCAATACACTAACCTTTTTAACCCCAAAGAAAGTGAAGCCGTATTTAGAAGGCTGGGGAATTGATACTACAGAAGGTTACTGGTCGCTAACCGAATATTTTATGAAAGATGGTCGCCGTTGGTATTTCGATTTTATTGTTGACATGATCAATAACCAATCCGAAGAAAACTGGAACGATTTGATGGCTGAAAAATTTGGCGGTAATGAGCGTGCAGATCGTTACTTTAAGCTGTTGAAAACGGGTACAACAGTACAAAAATTAAAACAAAAAGGAATTTTTGCATTCGACTCTGATTTAGAATTAGGTGTCGCGGGTTACGATGCAGCGGTATTGGCAGGTCAGGCACGTAAGGCATTTACAGCCCAAGTTATTTCAGAAAAAGATGCTTGGAAGGTAATAAGATTTGCCAAAGAATTGGCTTTACAACATTTTTCATCTTGGGAAGAATTCGGGAAGAGTTTTGCTCTTGGCTTTGATCTGGATATGCGTGCAGACTACCACGACTATAAAGAAGAGGTTTTTCATTTATACCTTCAAGTTATAAGTGAACCTTCTAGCCCTTGGAATACTATCGATTGGCCAAAATAA